A section of the Cololabis saira isolate AMF1-May2022 chromosome 16, fColSai1.1, whole genome shotgun sequence genome encodes:
- the adprs gene encoding ADP-ribosylhydrolase ARH3, translated as MAVSAARAAAAAAAAAGGPAALSRFRGALVAAVLGDCVGGEFEGAEEVPMESVLQHLSSLDDETKGNGILEYSDDTAMARCVVQSLLTRAGFDEQDMARRFAKEYSASPGRGYGSGVIQVLKKLSSPQLNDVYQPARDQFNGRGSFGNGGAMRAAPFALAFPDMADVKRFARLGAMLTHSCSLGYNGAVLQALAVHLSLQGALDLPQQFISRLITEMEEVECEEAALNDARILKEAEKPFCERLHRVRDLMDRSKVSIEEVISELGNGIAALHSVPTAIFCVLHCLEPRESLPESYGGLERTIAYSLALGGDTDTIACMAGAIAGAHYGIETVPPSWIRCCEGAEDADVNAERLHMLYHQSSPGATGEPERQRNGSEKKNGAE; from the exons ATGGCGGTGAGCGCAGCCAGAGCGGCGGCCGCGGCAGCCGCGGCGGCGGGGGGGCCGGCGGCTCTGTCCCGCTTCAGGGGGGCGCTGGTGGCGGCCGTGCTGGGCGACTGCGTCGGGGGAGAGTTCGAGGGAGCGGAGGAGGTGCCGATGGAGAGCGTGCTGCAGCACCTGAGCAGCCTGGACGACGAAACCAAGGGCAACG gtATACTTGAATACAGTGATGATACTGCCATGGCACGCTGTGTGGTTCAATCTCTACTCACCCGGGCTGGATTTGATGAGCAGGACATGGCTCGCAG GTTTGCTAAGGAATACAGTGCCTCCCCAGGCCGGGGTTATGGTTCTGGCgtgatccaggtcctgaagAAGCTCTCGTCTCCTCAGCTCAACGACGTGTATCAGCCGGCCAGAGATCAGTTTAATGGTCGAGGATCTTTTGGGAACGGAGGAGCTATGAGAGCAGCCCCTTTTGCCTTGGCTTTTCCAGACATGGCTGATGTTAAACGG TTTGCGCGTCTGGGTGCCATGCTGACACACTCCTGCTCATTAGGCTACAACGGTGCCGTGCTGCAGGCGCTGGCCGTCCACCTGTCGCTGCAGGGGGCGCTGGACCTGCCGCAGCAGTTCATAAGCAGGTTAATCACAGAGATGGAAGAAGTGGAGTGTGAGGAAGCGGCGCTCAATGATGCCAGAAT CCTGAAGGAAGCAGAGAAGCCTTTCTGTGAGCGTCTTCATAGGGTTAGAGACCTGATGGACCGGAGCAAGGTCAGCATAGAGGAAGTCATCTCTGAACTTG GTAATGGCATCGCAGCACTCCACTCAGTCCCCACTGCTATCTTCTGCGTGCTCCACTGCCTGGAGCCCCGCGAGAGCCTCCCGGAGAGTTACGGCGGCCTGGAGAGGACGATAGCGTACAGCCTGGCCCTGGGAGGAGACACGGACACCATAGCCTGCATGGCCGGGGCCATCGCGGGGGCTCACTACGGGATCGAGACCGTTCCTCCGTCCTGGATACGGTGCTGCGAGGGGGCCGAAGATGCTGACGTGAACGCAGAGCGGCTTCACATGCTGTACCACCAGTCCTCGCCGGGGGCCACGGGCGAGCCGGAGCGGCAGAGGAACGGGTCGGAGAAAAAAAACGGAGCAGAATGA